The following coding sequences are from one Saprospiraceae bacterium window:
- a CDS encoding FAD-dependent oxidoreductase gives MPTEWFDLEFIGQKVEVSGTNRFWFRKVDAEPLHYLPGQFLVFDLPTGEKRADRWRSYSIANISDGSNIVEICVTFKNGGKASDYLFNEINKGDIISCKGPDGSFLLPENHDQHLVFLASGSGIVPFRCMLQDMSYNGNPYKSITLYFGVRKEKTILYREELEDWAHFVDKFTAHICFSQEEHLPKSSSELQYHLGYIHPIYLADLTKKAKLKNTHFLVCGWSIMTDEALTHLTNTLEVPKNKIQCELYG, from the coding sequence ATGCCTACAGAGTGGTTTGATCTGGAGTTTATTGGCCAAAAAGTGGAAGTGAGCGGTACCAACCGCTTTTGGTTCCGCAAAGTGGATGCTGAACCGCTTCATTACCTACCCGGTCAGTTTCTGGTATTTGATCTACCCACAGGAGAAAAGAGGGCTGACAGATGGCGCTCTTATTCTATCGCGAATATTTCTGACGGATCAAACATCGTTGAGATCTGCGTTACGTTTAAAAATGGAGGAAAAGCCAGCGATTATCTTTTCAATGAGATCAACAAAGGTGATATCATTTCCTGCAAAGGCCCTGATGGCAGCTTCCTGTTACCAGAAAATCATGATCAGCATTTGGTTTTTCTCGCGTCCGGTAGTGGCATTGTTCCTTTTCGCTGTATGCTGCAGGACATGAGTTATAACGGCAATCCTTACAAAAGCATCACCTTATACTTTGGTGTCCGCAAGGAAAAGACTATCCTTTATCGGGAAGAGCTGGAAGATTGGGCACACTTTGTGGACAAATTCACCGCACACATTTGTTTTTCCCAAGAAGAACATTTACCTAAATCAAGCTCCGAATTGCAGTATCATTTGGGTTATATCCACCCTATTTATCTCGCCGATCTCACTAAAAAAGCAAAACTCAAGAACACTCATTTTTTAGTTTGTGGCTGGTCCATCATGACCGATGAAGCCTTAACTCATCTCACCAATACATTGGAAGTTCCCAAAAATAAAATACAGTGTGAACTCTATGGGTAA
- a CDS encoding phenylalanine--tRNA ligase subunit beta: MRISLSWLKELLPINDSAEFIADRLTGLGLEVEGMEQLDAVKGGLQGIVVGRVLECVKHPQADRLSLTKVDVGAAESLSIVCGAPNVAAGQLVLVATVGTTLYPSAGEPFKISKAKVRGEVSEGMICAEDEMGLGQSHDGILVLHDQALLPGTPAAEALGLKSDVILEIGLTPNRSDATNHMGVAKDLLAWYRVHSDPKMQINLPPLDALAVETGPLDFEVVVEDTNRCPRYSGICLDNVTIAPSPAWLEEKIKAMGQNPVNNLVDITNLVMFEMGQPLHAFDYDRIEGHCLHIGTLAEGTSFTTLDQQERKLRSSDLMICDRHHKPLCIAGVLGGLESGIKDNTKRVFLESAHFQASSIRLSSMGHNIRTQAAKCFEKGSDPNATITALQRAVYLLKLCCNAKVAAPVIDIYPEKVKPAEIHLETEEVKKWSGIQLDTEKLKSILFAMDMEIKYERNGALVIHVPTNKADVTRPADVIEEVCRVYGLDKIPVPDKIQLSFPQQIASTYQLKKQLSDKLSSWGLNEIISLSLSSSDLCKKTAVWTEEQLIYVHNTSNVHLDVMKPGMVLGGLEAIQFNQNRQQTDLKLFEFGKDYTRDKEQIQETAKLGIWTCGSVEPSIWSLPKPAQQDFFSIKSLVDSILTGCGINPELSILENGDAQFAYCAEWKQHQSILAKAGYLKQNLTSSFDIKKPVFYAEIYLKGLSKKQNAPGVKYQEVSKFPSVRRDLAVVVDRSVSFAQLKTIAQKNSGKLLKGVGLFDIYENENQLGADKKSMAIQLHFESTEKSLNSEEIDKLINRLISQYEQQLSAVIRR; encoded by the coding sequence ATGCGCATCTCCCTTTCTTGGTTAAAAGAACTTCTGCCTATAAACGATTCTGCTGAATTCATAGCAGACAGACTTACCGGCTTAGGCCTTGAGGTTGAGGGCATGGAACAGCTTGATGCCGTAAAAGGAGGACTTCAAGGCATCGTGGTTGGTCGCGTCCTTGAATGTGTAAAGCATCCACAGGCTGACAGACTGAGCCTTACCAAAGTGGATGTCGGAGCTGCAGAAAGTCTAAGTATCGTCTGCGGAGCGCCCAATGTAGCCGCCGGACAGCTGGTACTTGTAGCAACGGTCGGCACGACACTTTATCCCTCTGCCGGCGAGCCTTTCAAAATCAGTAAAGCCAAAGTGCGCGGTGAAGTTTCTGAGGGAATGATTTGTGCAGAAGATGAGATGGGTTTGGGGCAATCCCACGATGGGATCCTGGTTTTGCATGATCAGGCTCTTCTTCCGGGGACTCCGGCAGCTGAAGCGCTAGGGCTGAAGTCTGACGTCATCCTCGAGATAGGATTGACGCCCAATAGATCAGATGCTACCAATCACATGGGAGTTGCCAAAGATCTGCTGGCATGGTACAGAGTGCACAGCGACCCAAAAATGCAAATCAACCTTCCACCTCTGGATGCGCTGGCAGTTGAAACGGGTCCTTTGGACTTTGAGGTAGTCGTAGAAGATACAAACCGCTGTCCTCGGTATTCCGGAATCTGCCTTGACAATGTAACGATAGCTCCTTCCCCGGCATGGCTGGAAGAGAAAATCAAAGCGATGGGGCAGAATCCGGTCAATAATCTCGTCGATATCACCAATCTGGTCATGTTTGAGATGGGTCAACCCCTGCACGCATTTGACTATGACAGGATCGAGGGACACTGTCTCCACATTGGCACATTGGCAGAGGGGACAAGCTTTACTACATTGGACCAGCAGGAGCGCAAGCTGAGAAGTTCGGATCTGATGATCTGTGACCGGCATCATAAGCCTCTCTGCATTGCAGGTGTTTTGGGTGGACTGGAGTCCGGTATAAAAGACAATACCAAACGCGTATTTTTAGAGTCGGCTCACTTCCAGGCTTCTTCAATCAGATTGAGTAGCATGGGACACAATATTAGAACCCAGGCAGCCAAATGCTTTGAAAAAGGCTCAGATCCCAATGCAACCATCACAGCCTTGCAAAGAGCAGTCTATCTGTTGAAATTATGCTGTAATGCAAAAGTGGCAGCTCCTGTCATCGATATTTATCCGGAGAAAGTAAAGCCTGCAGAAATCCATCTTGAGACGGAAGAGGTCAAAAAATGGAGTGGAATTCAGCTGGATACAGAAAAACTTAAGTCCATTCTGTTTGCTATGGATATGGAGATCAAATATGAGCGCAATGGCGCTCTGGTGATCCATGTCCCTACCAACAAAGCCGATGTCACCCGACCGGCAGATGTAATCGAAGAAGTGTGCCGGGTGTACGGTCTGGACAAAATTCCGGTACCTGACAAAATTCAATTGTCATTTCCTCAACAAATAGCATCAACTTATCAACTCAAAAAACAACTCTCCGACAAGCTCAGTAGTTGGGGCCTGAACGAAATCATATCCCTCTCTCTGAGCTCTTCGGATTTATGCAAGAAAACAGCTGTGTGGACTGAAGAGCAATTGATCTATGTCCATAATACCTCCAATGTGCATCTGGACGTGATGAAACCGGGTATGGTTCTGGGAGGCCTGGAGGCTATTCAATTTAACCAAAACAGGCAACAGACAGACTTAAAATTGTTTGAATTCGGCAAAGATTACACCAGAGATAAAGAACAGATCCAGGAAACCGCCAAACTTGGTATATGGACCTGTGGTTCAGTAGAACCTTCTATTTGGTCCCTGCCAAAACCAGCTCAACAGGATTTCTTTTCTATCAAAAGCCTTGTGGATTCCATCCTCACGGGTTGTGGGATCAATCCGGAATTATCCATTTTAGAAAACGGTGATGCCCAGTTTGCTTATTGTGCAGAATGGAAGCAACACCAGTCCATTCTGGCAAAAGCCGGATATCTAAAGCAGAATCTTACTTCAAGTTTTGATATCAAAAAGCCCGTTTTTTATGCGGAGATTTATCTCAAAGGGCTTTCCAAAAAGCAAAATGCCCCTGGAGTGAAATATCAAGAAGTGAGCAAGTTCCCTTCTGTAAGACGGGACCTGGCCGTTGTAGTGGATCGATCCGTTAGCTTTGCGCAGTTGAAGACTATAGCACAGAAGAACAGTGGAAAATTATTGAAGGGAGTCGGTCTGTTCGACATTTATGAAAATGAAAATCAACTTGGAGCCGACAAAAAATCCATGGCAATACAGTTACATTTTGAATCCACTGAAAAATCGTTGAACAGTGAAGAAATAGATAAGTTGATCAACAGATTGATCTCACAATACGAACAACAGCTCTCTGCTGTGATCCGCAGATAG
- the rsmA gene encoding ribosomal RNA small subunit methyltransferase A, whose amino-acid sequence MAKAKKSFGQHFLNNQRTIDRIAGLILSYANAHILEIGPGKGAITHSLINHVEHFKAVEADRDMVEYLRQHLGLTEDQLIPGDVLQLDFNRVFDSEEFVLCGNFPYNISSQIVIKTLENTPLIPSMIGMFQKEMAQRIIAKPGTREYGRLAVLTGLMYKAKIAFDISRGQFQPPPKVESAMLVLERLPEALTRSDWSLLQKLVRSAFQFKRKTLRNNLKSLPGLPQDILSDRFFDQRPEDVSPQEYLRLAKEFERLKNNTI is encoded by the coding sequence ATGGCAAAAGCAAAAAAATCTTTCGGACAGCATTTTTTGAACAATCAGAGGACCATAGACCGCATCGCCGGGCTGATCCTCTCTTATGCAAATGCGCATATATTGGAGATAGGTCCGGGGAAAGGAGCGATCACCCATTCACTTATAAACCATGTAGAGCATTTCAAGGCTGTAGAGGCTGATCGTGACATGGTGGAATACCTGCGTCAGCATCTAGGTTTGACTGAAGACCAGCTCATCCCCGGTGACGTCCTACAGTTGGATTTCAACCGCGTGTTTGATTCGGAAGAATTTGTGCTTTGTGGCAACTTTCCATACAATATTTCTTCACAGATTGTCATTAAGACTTTGGAAAACACTCCACTCATTCCCTCTATGATCGGCATGTTTCAGAAAGAGATGGCACAGCGAATTATAGCCAAACCCGGAACTCGGGAATACGGCAGACTGGCTGTATTAACCGGCCTGATGTATAAGGCAAAGATTGCGTTTGATATCAGTCGGGGCCAATTCCAACCACCACCTAAGGTGGAGTCTGCCATGCTTGTACTCGAGAGATTGCCGGAAGCGCTGACACGATCTGACTGGTCGTTGCTCCAGAAACTGGTAAGGTCGGCATTTCAATTCAAAAGAAAGACCCTGCGCAATAATCTCAAGTCCTTGCCGGGCCTTCCACAGGATATTCTGTCAGACCGCTTTTTCGACCAAAGACCGGAAGATGTGAGCCCTCAGGAGTATCTTCGCCTTGCAAAGGAGTTTGAACGGTTAAAAAACAATACCATATGA
- a CDS encoding GatB/YqeY domain-containing protein, giving the protein MNFQEKINQDLKEAMKAKDEKALRGIRAIKAAILLANTDGSGQELTEERSIAILQKLVKQRRESLDIYTKQQREDLAAIERDEITIIERYLPAQLDEAELRRIIQEIITATGAVDAKDMGKVMGAATKQLAGQADGKVVSAIVRELLSGGKS; this is encoded by the coding sequence ATGAATTTTCAAGAAAAAATAAATCAGGACCTCAAAGAGGCCATGAAAGCCAAAGACGAAAAAGCGCTGCGCGGTATCCGAGCCATCAAGGCCGCTATCCTGCTAGCCAACACCGATGGTTCCGGTCAGGAACTCACAGAAGAGCGCTCGATCGCCATCCTGCAAAAACTGGTCAAACAGCGTCGTGAATCCTTAGACATATACACCAAACAACAGAGAGAAGACCTTGCCGCCATCGAGCGAGATGAGATCACTATCATCGAACGATATCTGCCCGCTCAGCTTGATGAAGCCGAACTACGTCGCATCATTCAGGAGATCATCACTGCCACAGGAGCTGTGGATGCAAAGGACATGGGCAAGGTGATGGGAGCAGCTACCAAACAACTGGCAGGTCAAGCTGACGGTAAGGTGGTGTCCGCTATCGTCCGGGAATTGTTGTCAGGGGGCAAATCCTAG